A window from Eubalaena glacialis isolate mEubGla1 chromosome 1, mEubGla1.1.hap2.+ XY, whole genome shotgun sequence encodes these proteins:
- the AGT gene encoding angiotensinogen, whose product MAPAGLSLGASVLCLLAWARLATADRVYIHPFHLLVYSKSSCDQLEKPSAESPPDPTFTPVPIQAKSSAVDEQALREQLVRATQKLEAEDRLRAVNVGMLLNFMGFHMYRMLSETRSTASGAVLSPVALFGTLTSFYLGALDPTASRLQAFLGVPGEDQGCTSRLDGHKVLSALQTIQGLLVAQGGAGSRARLLLSTVVGLFTAPGLRLKQPFVQGLSSITPVTLSRSLDLSTDPDLAAEKINRFMQAVTGWEMGRPLTGVSPDSTLLFNAYVHFQGKMKGFSLLPGLQEFWVDNTTSVSVPMLSGIGTFHYWSDTQNNLSVTRVPLSANACLLLIQPHRTPDLRQVEAVTFQHNFLTWMKNLSPRAIRLTVPQLTLKGSYDLQDLLAQTKLPTLLGAEANLGKISDANLRVGKVLNSVLFELKADEGEQPTESAPQPAGPEVLEVTLNSPFLLAVLERDSAALHFLGRVSNPLSAA is encoded by the exons ATGGCTCCTGCTGGCCTGAGCCTGGGGGCCTCCGTCCTTTGCCTCTTGGCCTGGGCTCGCCTGGCCACTGCAGACCGGGTGTATATACACCCCTTCCACCTCCTTGTTTACAGCAAGAGCAGCTGTGACCAGCTGGAGAAACCCAGTGCGGAGTCGCCCCCAGACCCGACCTTCACACCCGTCCCGATTCAGGCCAAGTCGTCCGCTGTGGATGAGCAGGCCCTGCGTGAACAGCTGGTTCGAGCCACCCAGAAGCTGGAGGCCGAAGACCGGCTGCGGGCCGTGAACGTGGGGATGTTGCTCAACTTCATGGGCTTCCACATGTACAGGATGCTGAGCGAGACACGGAGCACGGCCAGCGGGGCTGTACTCTCCCCGGTGGCTCTCTTTGGCACCCTGACCTCTTTCTACCTGGGGGCCTTGGACCCCACAGCCAGCAGACTACAGGCGTTCCTGGGCGTCCCGGGGGAGGATCAGGGCTGCACCTCCCGGCTGGATGGTCACAAGGTCCTGTCCGCCCTGCAGACCATCCAGGGCCTCCTGGTGGCCCAGGGCGGGGCCGGCAGCCGGGCCAGGCTGCTCCTGTCCACGGTGGTCGGGCTGTTCACGGCCCCTGGCCTGCGCCTGAAGCAGCCATTCGTGCAGGGCCTGTCTTCCATCACCCCTGTCACCCTCTCCCGCTCGCTAGACTTGTCCACGGACCCAGATCTTGCCGCTGAGAAGATCAACAGGTTCATGCAGGCTGTGACGGGGTGGGAGATGGGCAGGCCCCTGACAGGGGTCAGCCCAGACAGCACCCTGCTCTTCAACGCTTACGTCCACTTCCAAG GAAAGATGAAGGGGTTCTCCCTGCTGCCGGGGCTCCAGGAGTTCTGGGTGGACAACACCACCTCAGTGTCGGTCCCCATGCTCTCGGGCATCGGCACCTTCCACTACTGGAGCGACACCCAGAACAACCTCTCCGTGACCCGCGTGCCCCTCAGCGCCAACGCCTGCCTGCTGCTCATCCAGCCGCACCGCACCCCCGACCTGCGGCAGGTGGAGGCCGTCACCTTCCAGCACAACTTCCTGACCTGGATGAAGAATCTCTCTCCCCG GGCCATCCGCCTGACCGTGCCCCAGCTGACACTGAAAGGGTCCTACGACCTGCAGGACCTGCTTGCCCAGACCAAGCTGCCCACCCTGCTGGGCGCCGAGGCGAACCTGGGCAAAATCAGCGATGCCAACCTCAGAGTTGGAAAG GTGCTGAACAGCGTTCTCTTTGAGCTGAAAGCAGACGAGGGAGAGCAGCCCACGGAGTCCGCACCGCAGCCCGCTGGGCCCGAGGTCTTGGAGGTGACCCTGAACAGCCCATTCCTGTTGGCTGTCTTGGAGCGAGACTCGGCCGCCCTGCACTTCCTGGGCCGCGTGTCCAACCCGCTGAGCGCCGCGTGA